A stretch of DNA from Lotus japonicus ecotype B-129 chromosome 4, LjGifu_v1.2:
GACTACACCATCTTCATTTCTCGTGCTAACCAGTAAAACCCAGCATCCCAAAGTGAACGATCAAGTAACACTCGTGAAGCCATGAAAGTTCTGCTAAATCCCCAACCTCTTCTCTCCCCATCGCACTCTATTTCACCCCAAAAACCCCGAAACTTCACTCTCTTCCAGGCTCAGCCATGTCCCAAATATCGCCGCCGTTGGATTGGGCGGCGATGTCTGTCGTCCTCGCCGATGGCCGTGCTGGATTCCGACACCGTCGAGAAGCCCGGGGTTCCGGAGTTCGACCTGCAGAACCCGTCGCTGTCCTCTTCGTATCGCAGTCCGGCATTGCCGAAGCCGAACCAGACTGTGCTGGAAGCACAAACTAGGGTCTGCACCGGCCCAACGCAGACTCGACCGCTCGATGAACAACAAGCCTTCAAGGTGTTCGAGACTATTCTTCAATCAGGTTCTTATTTCTTTCACCTCATATGAATAAGCGCTTGATCATGGTCTCTAGTTTTGATAGAATTGATGATAGAACAagttaaggctatgtttggactGACCAATGGAGTGGAATGGAATTGACTGATATTAGGTTCTGTTGTTTGGATTGTTGATTGTTGAAAATAGGATGGGATGAAATAGTACATGATGATTCTATTTCTATCCAATTCACTACTTTTTCTTGCTTTATATAAATAGAATGGAATTATTGATGGAATAAGTTAAGGCTATGTTGGAATGGAGTCTAGTGGAATAGAGTTGAATGGTAAGATTACTTAAAGTAGAATTAAATGAAATGGAATATTGTCGAGTGTCTTCCATTCCATTTTATCGTATACCCTACCTTTTCTTCCTTTAGATACATGTCTAAGGGTTTGTAAATGAAGAGCTTGAATTTGTGCACTAGTATTTTCTGATTTCTGTGTATTTAATCTTAGCTAAGGGAGAACTCAAGGATGAGGAAGAAGTTTCTAAAGCGCAACTTGGGGCATTTTTCGCGGCAATGACCATCCGTGCGAATGCCTTTCCAGAAGCGACACAGTGGAGTGAAGGGGAAACAAAGGCAATGAAGATGTTCTGGCCACTTCTGGTTAGAGTGCTTCCACCTGATGTGGTTTTTGTGGCAGACCCTGAAGGATCGATGATGGGGGTAGGGAGCTCAATTGGACCATCGTATGTTGGCAATGGCACCAGCGAAATGAGATTAGTTGGTGCTCTTAGAGAGGTGCTGGCTGGAGGCCATCTTGGATTTGAGGAAGTCCAAGGTTTGTTGAAGGATGTTCTTCCCTTCCAAGAGGGAGGTGAAAAACATCAAGGAGTAAGTGAGGCTTTGCTTGCGGCATTTTTAATAGGTCAAAGGATGAACCGGGAAACTGACCGTGAACTAAAAGCATACTGCCTTGCATTTGATGATGAATGTGGTATAAGTTCTAATCTGatcatttaattttattgtaGCTCATTTTCTGTTACTTTCTAGATCATCACAGCTAGAATCCCCACTGTTGATATTCTCAAGTTTCTTTTCAGGTCCCCCTCCGGTTGCTGATGTCAGATCATTAACTCATTATGGCGAACCTTATGATGGTAACACACGCTTCTTCAGGAGTACATTATTTGTGGCCGCAGTTAGAGCTTCGTATGGTGAATCTTGCTTGCTTCATGGTGTAGATTGGATGGCACCTAAGGTGTGTGAATTTTTCTCCAATAGCTAGctgtttttaaatttctatcttcagaactgaCTAACTGAAGTTAATTTTCTCCTttgatattttatcttttatttcatGTAGAGAATCAGATTTTATTTCGGGGTaatctatttttgttttttttttcaggggggAATAACTGAAGAGCAGATGTTAAAGTATATGGGGGCAAATATAAACTTATCCCCTATTAAGGCCAAGAAACTTCTCGAGGTAATTTTATCTAAATATTTTGTAGCACTAGCATAATGGTTTTTCTCTATTCTTTTGGCCACTATATATAATGCTATCTTTGTGcgtttttcattccaggatgatgAAGTTGGTTTTGCTTATGTAAGTCAGCGTGAAGCTCGTCCATCTCTGTAAGAGCATCTCGCCATATATTATTTAGTCTAAACCTTATTTACTTCATAAGAGAGAGGGGCTTTCattggaaaatgttttgatGCGTTTTATCCCCCTTCAGAATATCAAAGTTTGGCAGGATAATTAGTTTTTGATAAAGTCCTGTCCTGGTTACTTATCTACTTATAGAAACTACAGTGACATTGTAAAATTGCTTAGAACtatagggactaaattgaattTGTGTGGTGGTAAAACTATAGGGACCAATCAGATGTTTGGCCGAGAAGAGAAAATGGAAAGAAATGATAGAAAGAAAATGGAGAGAAGAAAAATGGATGGACAAGTATAGCGTATTGGTAAATAAATGTGTTGCGTAAGAAAGAAGATCAAAAGAAAGTTATTTTCCATCATTACCCCTTATGAATATGTTCCATTGTAATCTTTCCCCTAACATGGGAAGATATTGTTAAAGATGATCTCATTATCAATAATATCCCTCATAATTTAGTTTTTGATCAAGCTCAATGGCgtagtgtgatccatatagccgacttcacttagtgggataggcttttgttgttgtaaTCTTTACCCCTAACAAATGCTTTTGCTATTATGCTAcatcttctctttcttttttgaaatgaaaaccaAGGGAAAATTTCTCCTTTTTCACCCTGACATTGAGAATAAAACTTATCAGTAAGACACACCCTTGTTTTTTTCTCTTCCACACTATTTTTTCCCTAATAAACTAGGAAAAACTCTATTTTCTCGTCACTTTTTATCTTTCCAAATGATGGGTGATTTAACCTAAGATATATTCCTATATAGGAAATGTTCAGTATGGTCTTGATATCTATGTGTAAATGTATAACAGTATATTGGAATAGAGTTGGCTAAACTTGTTCTTTTTTCTGCAGCTACTCTTTAAATAAGATAAGGGAGCACATAAAGAAACGCCCTCCGCTTGCAACAACTGAAAAGGTTCAGCAATATGTAAAGGTTGGACTTGGACTTATTTTATCTATTAAGTGATATTGATCTCTCTTAGTTTATTTCTGGTGTTTATGTAAATTTAAAAGGCACCATCATACAGAAGAATTGATTCT
This window harbors:
- the LOC130711582 gene encoding uncharacterized protein LOC130711582, translating into MKVLLNPQPLLSPSHSISPQKPRNFTLFQAQPCPKYRRRWIGRRCLSSSPMAVLDSDTVEKPGVPEFDLQNPSLSSSYRSPALPKPNQTVLEAQTRVCTGPTQTRPLDEQQAFKVFETILQSAKGELKDEEEVSKAQLGAFFAAMTIRANAFPEATQWSEGETKAMKMFWPLLVRVLPPDVVFVADPEGSMMGVGSSIGPSYVGNGTSEMRLVGALREVLAGGHLGFEEVQGLLKDVLPFQEGGEKHQGVSEALLAAFLIGQRMNRETDRELKAYCLAFDDECGPPPVADVRSLTHYGEPYDGNTRFFRSTLFVAAVRASYGESCLLHGVDWMAPKGGITEEQMLKYMGANINLSPIKAKKLLEDDEVGFAYVSQREARPSLYSLNKIREHIKKRPPLATTEKVQQYVKASGKEAIVAGFYHEGYDESLLMLMKRRGVHSGLVVKGEEGALSMTTRSRSGNTTKGLPVNYCSGFRSLNTSSTSEPGGVTRQGFSLKVKAKDYGFKPTDTPRTDRSIAKNIVYGLEALWGKKGPAYDRIVLNAGMVDHLLGVDGAEDVSAALDRAREAIDSGNALKRLLNYIKASHRVD